CGCCGGCGGTTTTTTTCGCGCCTCGCCCTCGTCGATGGCCACCCTGACCGGCACGAAACGGCGCAGGTAGCGCTTGTCGATGGGATAGATCTTCGCGGCGTCCTCGCGCAACTCCGCCGGATCCAGCTCGTCCAGGGCAAATTCCCCGGACGCCAGCTCGACGACGCAGGGGCGCGGCTTTGCGGCCGCGGGCGCCTTGACCTTGGGTTCCTTGCCGGCGGGCACCCAGGTCAATTCCTGGACAAAATAGGAGGAAACCTCCAGGGCTTCTTCGATGTCGGCGGCCCGGGCCGCATCCAAATCCTCGAGCTTGCCCTGATAAGTGCTCAGGGCGCCCTGCTTGTCCTTGAGAAAAAACATGGTCTTGATCCTCCTTTTGCTCAGGGCCTGTACGGCGCGCTGCAACGAAACCGACTGGGACAGGAAGCGAAGGTGCTCGGGCGAGAGCCCCTGGCAGGGGAAATGACCGCAGCGCGGACAACCCGCCAGGGGGCGCTTTTGCTGGTGAACGGCGCACCAGAGAAATTTCTTGTCCTTGGTCATGGGACCGCTTGCCCTTGCACTCTTGGGTCCAGACAGGGTGATCTGTCGGTGAATGCTTTCTTTTTACAGGGATAGCCGACGGTTGCAAAGAGATTATGTTACGGGTGCAGCCGATAGGCCTCGCGGAACGATCGCGCGGCCTGCCGCGCGTCGTCGGCACCGAGGATGGCGCGGATCAGGGCGATGCCGCGGGCGCCGGCGGCGCGCAGTTCGGGAACCTGTTCCGCGGTGATTCCGCCCAGGGCGAATACCGGCAGAGGGGCGTTCCGGCCGGCGGCGCGCAGGGCGTCGAGGCCTTGCGGCGGGCCGTAGGCGGCCTTGGAGGGGGTGGCGTAGACCGGGCCGAAGGTGACGAAATCGGCGCCGTCGCGGGAAGCGGCGTGGATTTCGTCAGGGTGGTGGGTGGAAACACCGATGAGTTTCTCCGGGCCGAGCAGGCGCCGGGCGAGGGCGGTGGGCAGGGATTGGCCGCCGAGGTGCACGCCGTCGGCCTCCACGGCCAGGGCCAGGTCGACGCGGTCGTTGATCAGCAGGTGCGCGCCGCCTGCTGCGGTGACTTCGCGCAGGCGGCAGGCCAGGGGATAGAGCTCGCGGGGGCTGAGATCCTTTTCGCGCAGTTGCACGGCGCCGACGCCCCCGGCGCAAGCGGCGCGCACCACATCTTCAAGTCGTCGGCCGGGCGGCAGGGCGCGGCGGTCGGTGATCAGGTAGAGGGAGAAATCCACGGCGCGCCGCGACATGGCGTCACTGGCCCGCGGCGCGCTCCAGAAAGGCCGCGTCCCAGTCCTTCCACACCGCCTCGTAGCCGCGCGCGCGGATCAGGCGACAGACCTCGGCGGGGCTGCGGTCATCGTCGATGGCGAACTGGCGGGTGCTGTGATCCTTGTCGGCGTAACCGCCGGGAGCGGTGCAGGAACCGGCGCTCATCTGGGTGATGCCCAGGGGCAGCAGATTGTCGCGCAGTTGAGCGCTCTCGCGGGTGGAGAGCACCAGGCCGACATCGGGCAAAAGCAGGCGCAGGGCGCAGATCAGCTGCACGAAATGGCGGTCGGAGACCGGGCTCAGGGGCTGAAAGCCGCCGTCGGCCGGGCGGATGCGCGGAAAAGAAACGGTCAGCTGGGTGCGCCAGAAGTGGCGGCTCAGATACAGGGCGTGCAGGCCGGTGCAGAAGCCCTCGAAGCGAAAATCGCCCAGTCCCAGCAGCGAGCCGATGCCGATGCGGCGCAGCCCGGCGGCCCCTCCGCGCTCGGGGGTGGCGAGGCGAAAGGCGAAGTCGCGCTTTTTGCCGAAAGGATGCATCCGCTGGTAGAGCTCGGCGTCGTAGGTTTCCTGATAGATGGTCAAGCCGTCGATGCCGGCGTCGATCATCTCTCGGTACCCCTCGGTCTCCATGGGGTAGACCTCGATGCTGATGGAGCTGAACAGATGACGGATGCGGCGCGCGGCGGCGGCGAGAAACGCGTTGTCCAGCGCCTTGGGCGATTCGCCGGTGACCAGCAGGATGTGGCGGAAACCCTGGTCGTGCAGGACGCGGGCTTCGCGCTCGATTTCATCGAAGGACAGGGTGCGGCGCGGCACCTGGTTCTTGGCGCTGAAGCCGCAATAAAGGCAGCCGTTGACGCATTCGTTGGACAGATACAGGGGCGCGTAGAGCAGGATGTTGCGTCCGAAGCGCTGCACCGTCTGGCGATGGGCTTTTTGCGCCATGGCCTCGAGAAAAGGCTCGGCGGCGGGAGAGAGCAGGGCGAGCAGATCCTCGGCATGGCGCCGCTCGTTGCCCAGGGCGCGCTCGACATCGGCGGCGGTCTGGGCGGCGATCCGCTCCGCGACGCGGCAGCGGTCATAGTCCTTGAGAACCTCGAGAAAACTCATGCGGCACACACCCCCGTCATCTGATCAGTCACGCAGGAATCCCGTCAATGGGCTGGAGGCTTCGGCCTTTTCGCGTTGCTCGCCGAGCCCGGCGAGATAGCCTTCGCGACCGGCTTCGACCCCTTTTTTGAACGCCTTGCCCATGGCGCCCGGATCACGCGCCACGGCCAGGGCGGTATTGACCAGCACCGCGTCGGCGCCCAGCTCCATGGCCTGCGCCGCATGGGAGGGCGCGCCGAGTCCCGCGTCGACCACCACGGGCACGATGGCCTGCTCGATGATGATGGCGATCTGGTCGCGGGTGCGCAGGCCGCGGTTGGTGCCGATGGGCGCGCCAAGCGGCATGACCGTGGCGGTGCCGGCTTCCTGCAGACGCTTGGCGAGCACCGGATCGGCGTTGATGTAGGGCAGCACGACAAAGCCTTCCTTGACCAGAATCTGTGCGGCCTTGAGGGTCTCGATGGGATCGGGCAGCAGGTAGTAGGGGTCGGGCGTGACTTCGAGCTTGACCCAGGGTTCGCAACCCGCGGCCCGCGCCAGCCGCGCCAGCCGCACCGCCTCCTCGGCATCGCGCGCGCCGCTGGTGTTGGGCAGCAGCAGATATTTTTCGCGGGGGATATGGGAGAGCATGCTGTCGCCGGGGTTGTCGATGTCGACGCGGCGCAGGGCCACGGTGACGATTTCGCAGCCCGAACCTTCCATGGCTGCCACCATGGCCGCGTTGGAGGAGAATTTGCCGGTACCCACCAGCAGTCGCGAGTGAAAGCGGCGTCCGGCGATGATCAGGTCGTCCATGGTTGATGCCTCAGGGTTGGAGCCGGAGGGGTCGCTTCCGGCCGGTCAAAAAGAATTACCTCTCAGCTCTTAGCCGCCGCCGACGAACTGGATGATTTCCAGTTGGTCGCCGTCGCCGAGGGGGGCCTTGGCAAAATCGGCGCGCGACAAAATGGCGTGGTTGTGCTCGATCACCACCCGCTCGGGCTCAAGTCCCAGGCTTTCCAGATAGGCCGCCACCGTTAGAGGGGCGGCAAGTTCTCGAAGTTCTCCGTTGATTTTCACTTGCATGGATTGTCTCCGCGGGTTCATTCCGGCGCCTCGCCGAGCAACAGGCGCAGCACCGCATTGGCTTGATGATGAGCGGCGATGCCGACGCGCGGCGCCATGAGCCCTTCGCCGGGGCGCGCGGCGCTTTGTCCGTCGCCGACCAGCACCAGTTGTTCCCCGACGCGGCGGGTGCGCACCGTGTTGGAGGGCTGATAGCCGGCCAGGCCCGAGGCCGCCACCAGCGGCCGCTCGGGAAAGTGCCGGCGGAAGGTTTCCACCAGCATGGCTTTTTGCGCGGCGGCGTCGAAGGCTTCGACGAGAATTTGCGCCTCGGCGAACACCTCGGCGATGTTGTCGGGGGTGAGGCGGCCGTTGAAAAGCTCGACCCTGACGTAGGGATTGATGCGCGCCAGATTGTCGCGCAGGGCCTCGACCTTGGGTTGGCCGATCTGGTCGACGAAAAACTGCTGGCGGTTGAGGTTGGAGGGTTCCACCACGTCGAAATCGGCGAGGATCAGTCGGCCGATGCCGATGCGCGCCAGGGCCACCGCCACCGACGAACCCAGGCCCCCCGCGCCGGCGATGCCGATGCTGGCCTGTTTGACGCGTTCATGGACTCCCGGGGTGTGACGCGCCGCCATCAGGGCTTCCAACTCCCGCGCCGAAGGCTTTTCGCCGCGTCGGATCAGCACCACCCGATCGCCGTCGCGCAAGGGCTGGTCGGCCGTGGCGGGAAAGCCGTTGACGATGAGCACGTCGGCTTCGGGCTTGCACAGATCGCGGACCGCGAAGAGGGTGGTGTCGGAGGGCAGTTCGCGGGGCTGTTCGTTGATCCAGACGGTCATGGTTTCTCAAGCCGAGCAAAAAAGAAAAAGGCCGCAAAATGCGGCCTCGGCAGTCAGTCTGTGCTGCTGCGACGCCGCTTCCCTACGCCGGTGCGAGCCGGATCAGGTTCCAAGGGTCTTCCGTCGGCGCAAGGCCGAAGGAACTCTCAGTTTGCACTCCCCTAGGGCGTTCATGCTGGGTGTGGCTTTCGCTGTGGCGCGAAGGTCGACAATTAGCATGGGGCGTTGTTCAAGTCAATAGATTTTCCGGCGTTTTTGGG
This window of the Geoalkalibacter sp. genome carries:
- the thiS gene encoding sulfur carrier protein ThiS, with the translated sequence MQVKINGELRELAAPLTVAAYLESLGLEPERVVIEHNHAILSRADFAKAPLGDGDQLEIIQFVGGG
- the thiH gene encoding 2-iminoacetate synthase ThiH translates to MSFLEVLKDYDRCRVAERIAAQTAADVERALGNERRHAEDLLALLSPAAEPFLEAMAQKAHRQTVQRFGRNILLYAPLYLSNECVNGCLYCGFSAKNQVPRRTLSFDEIEREARVLHDQGFRHILLVTGESPKALDNAFLAAAARRIRHLFSSISIEVYPMETEGYREMIDAGIDGLTIYQETYDAELYQRMHPFGKKRDFAFRLATPERGGAAGLRRIGIGSLLGLGDFRFEGFCTGLHALYLSRHFWRTQLTVSFPRIRPADGGFQPLSPVSDRHFVQLICALRLLLPDVGLVLSTRESAQLRDNLLPLGITQMSAGSCTAPGGYADKDHSTRQFAIDDDRSPAEVCRLIRARGYEAVWKDWDAAFLERAAGQ
- the thiE gene encoding thiamine phosphate synthase, whose protein sequence is MSRRAVDFSLYLITDRRALPPGRRLEDVVRAACAGGVGAVQLREKDLSPRELYPLACRLREVTAAGGAHLLINDRVDLALAVEADGVHLGGQSLPTALARRLLGPEKLIGVSTHHPDEIHAASRDGADFVTFGPVYATPSKAAYGPPQGLDALRAAGRNAPLPVFALGGITAEQVPELRAAGARGIALIRAILGADDARQAARSFREAYRLHP
- a CDS encoding thiazole synthase, which translates into the protein MDDLIIAGRRFHSRLLVGTGKFSSNAAMVAAMEGSGCEIVTVALRRVDIDNPGDSMLSHIPREKYLLLPNTSGARDAEEAVRLARLARAAGCEPWVKLEVTPDPYYLLPDPIETLKAAQILVKEGFVVLPYINADPVLAKRLQEAGTATVMPLGAPIGTNRGLRTRDQIAIIIEQAIVPVVVDAGLGAPSHAAQAMELGADAVLVNTALAVARDPGAMGKAFKKGVEAGREGYLAGLGEQREKAEASSPLTGFLRD
- the thiF gene encoding sulfur carrier protein ThiS adenylyltransferase ThiF — encoded protein: MTVWINEQPRELPSDTTLFAVRDLCKPEADVLIVNGFPATADQPLRDGDRVVLIRRGEKPSARELEALMAARHTPGVHERVKQASIGIAGAGGLGSSVAVALARIGIGRLILADFDVVEPSNLNRQQFFVDQIGQPKVEALRDNLARINPYVRVELFNGRLTPDNIAEVFAEAQILVEAFDAAAQKAMLVETFRRHFPERPLVAASGLAGYQPSNTVRTRRVGEQLVLVGDGQSAARPGEGLMAPRVGIAAHHQANAVLRLLLGEAPE